Part of the Ignatzschineria larvae DSM 13226 genome, TGACGCTGCCTGCTGGCACGGTGTACTTAAAGTTATAATAGCCATCGCTTGATATATTTTGACCAATATCAAATGCAGTTGGGTATCCTGTTAAAGAACCTGAGTTTCCCCAATTGATCCAACCGCCAAGATGCCCTAATGCTTTCTGAGCACCAGACACTTTCACTCTCAAGTCATAAGTATTTCCCACTAGAAATACAGAAGCTTCCTCATCATTGGCTAAAGGAACGTAATCACCATCAATGTTTTTATATTCAACCCCATCTGGGTTTTGCCCATTGAGAAATACCTTGTCGCCCAATCGTAAGAAATTCAGATTATCATCGAGTTCTCCGCTACCGTTAACACCAGGTGCGATATGATAAACAGGTGATGTTCCACTTGTAGAATTATTTTTAACAGCCGTTAATGCAAAATTAGCATAAGCAACCTCTTCATCACTATTCATTATAACACGAGTTCGAATATAAGCCTTTTCTACACCTATTTTGAGAGCCTCACTATAATTCAAATTATTCCCTCTACAGAACCCATCCCCCATTCGCGCCGAAGAAACACCTTCCGCATTCATACAAAAAGGATCAACAGGGTTCTTCACGGGATTATTACTTCCTGCCCAAGTTTGAACCGCAGGGACCCCATCTATTTCAGGCTTTGAAATTACGATATTAAATTCAGAACCTTTTGTAGAGTCAACAAGAAAGGAGTATTGGCCATTAGAGTCAGTGCGTGTTTCACCAACATATTCATCCCCTCGCCAAATCTCAACAGCAATATCAGATAAGCCTTGCATTGAATCTGTTATATTCCCTAAGCCTTCTTCATCCTTATATACCCGCCCCCTAATGACGGGTGCGACTTGGCAACTCGCAAGATCAAAAAAATTAATTGGCGCGCTCCCCTGATAAATAACCTCCCCTGTTAACGTATTAAAAGTATATAGCCGATTACCATCATAAGTCACATAGAGAAGACCATTAAAAAAGCCCATTCCAAAAATATTATTAGCATAACCGACATTTCCAAAATCCGTGATAACAGAATAAAAATAATCCTGAGTGAGTGGTGAACCACTAGCGTCTCTTGGGATTTCAACTTTCACTAACTTGGCATTATTTCCGTTCCGAGCAATAATATACATATTACCCTCAGCATCAATCGCGTTATCGGTTCCTGTATACCAACCTCGAAGATCTTCGTTTAACATTTTCCAACCTGTATTCCAAGCTGTAGCACCCGTAACAGGATTCCAAATACTAATAACCTGGCTATAATCAAAGCCAGTTTGACCTTCGTAACCGATTCGACTAGATGTAGCTCCTGTAAAGTATATTTCTCCAGTAAGCTGATTCATTTCACCACCATCTCGATAACGATTTGAGGCCCAGCTAACTATATGTTCGGTTATATTAGATTCTCCAGACACTTGTTGATAGAATGTTTGGGGATTTCTATTATTATCCCAATTCCATCCCCACATAGACAAAGGCTTACCTGAACTTCGGCCTCCTTCTGCCCCTAAAGCGATCGTGCTCATCATTCGAGCTGGATTCGATGTAGCTAGCCGAGTATAACCCGTTATTTTCTTCGTCAATGGGTCTATATGTATCTCATATAAACCATTATTTTCTGCCCCACCATAGAGCTTTTCACACGAATAGAGATTGTTATGCGGCTGAATTGGAGTAACCTGAGCATAGGAAACTGATGCAAACAATACAAAAAATAACATTAATAACACATAGAATATACTCTTAGCCCTAGACAGACTAAAAAATGATGTTCTTCGACACAGACCATTTTTCAAGACAGTATTAAAACTAGACGAATTAATTTTCATATATTTTCTCAAAATCCATTTTCTTAAAGGAACTACATTCATCGGGTTACAAGCTTAATGAAATTCAGTTCAAACCAAATGACACAACAGAGTGTTTTCAACACAAAAAGGCACTACATTGTTTAATTACTAAAAATAATATCAAATTATTATGCATGACGGTTTTACAATCACGTAAATTAACGTAAATAAACATTTTTTATAAACCTTCTGCCATTATCTAGCATTTCCAGAAAAAATACTTCCATAAATATATAAAATATTTCACTAAACAGAATCATCGATTCAGCCTTTAACTACAACATATACATAATATTGATGCTCTATAGCCCATATAAGGAGAATACATCCATGTAATTTCTGAATAAGCTATTAGAAAATTCATACTGATGAGATAATAAACAGATAGTGATTTAAAATCCTCTAGATGCTTTCTCGAGGGAGCTTTTGAGAATATATTGTATTTTGATAATAAAAATCATAACTGCCCTAGATAATGCTGTCTAAGCTATTATCTAGAATAAAAACGGATTAAATTATAGTGAAATTGGTTTTAAATTATTAAGTGAAAATATTTGCTAGCTTGTAAGAACCTTCATCCTATAATGATTGGGACTTTTCTTAAACCGGAATGACTATAGTATAAATAGAACTAGGGACTGACATAGATAACACCTTTTAAGGTATTATTTATGTTATGAGAAAAAGTAGACTAAGCCAACAAAAACAGACTAAATTAATGGAGCATTTCATCGCAGGAACTACTGCTCGATGTGTTGCTGAAATTGTCGGTGTTAATCGTAATATAGCGATTTATTATTATCATCGTTTACACCTCTTAATATTTGCTTATCACAAACAATTTGAAGCGAAGTTATTTGATGGAAAAATTGAAGTTGATAAATCTTATTTTGGTGGGATTCGCAAAGGAAAAAGAGGGCAAGGATCAACAGGTAAAATCCCCGTATTTGGACTGTTAGAGAATAGGGAAAAGGTTTACACAAAAGTTATTCCTAATGCTAAATCAGAGACACTTATTCCGATTATTGAGGGAAAGGTAATTCCTGATCATATCGTGTATTCGGATTCTTTTAAAAGTTATAATGTGCTCGATGTGAGTGAGTTTAAACATTATCGAATTAATCATAATAAACGGTTTGCAAAATCACATAATCATATTAATGGTATTGAGAATTTCTGAAATCAAGCCAAACGATATATGAGAAAATTTAACGGTATTCCTAAAGAGAATTTTGAGCTATTTTTAAAGGAATTTTGGTGAAAATTTAATATTCCTAATTATAAAGAGCAACTAAGCCAGTTCAAATCAAGGGTTAAAGGTAATTTAAACTAGCTTATCTATGTCAGCCCTAGGAAGAATATACTTACACGACAGTTTATCAAGAAATGAATTAAACAAAGTACTAACGCTTAAAAAAATTGACCAACTTCATTCCCACTAGCATCGCAATCACAAAGATCACACCTTCCCATAATCCGCGACCTAACAGAACAAAGGCGGGGCCTGGGCAAATTCCCACTAATCCCCAACCGACACCGAAGATTAAGCCGCCAACAATCAGATCTCGGTTGATTTTACTATTCATCGGGAAATTTAGAGGATCACCGGTCAATGTTCGCTTTAGGCGACGGGCAATGACTACACCTATAGTAGATACCGCTAAAGCACCCACCATTACCCATAAAAGCGCAGGATTCCAATCCCCGAAAGGATCTAAGAAACCTTGTACTACCGCGGGGTTCGCCATTCCTGAATAGAGTAATCCTAGACCAAAGAGAAGCCCTGATACAAAAGCGATTAATAGACGCATCTTAACCCCCCATCAAATGTTTTAAGACAAACACAGAGACACCGCCGGCAACCATAAAGATCACTGTAATCACTAATGACCCTGGTGCTAAACGCGCAATACCGCAAACACTATGGCCACTCGTGCAGCCTGAACCCATTGCTGATCCTACGCCGACTAGAAGCCCACCGCCGATTAAAAGTGGTAATGAGGAGGTCACTTCAACTTCAGGTAATGCGCCAAAAATCAGATAATAGATTGAAGGTGACAGTAGTAAACCAATCATAAAGAGCACGCGCCAGTCTGTTATTCCTCGGCGACTTAATAGGTTAGTCGCAATACCGCTCACCCCCATAATACGCCCAAGGCCAAGCAGAAAGAGCGCCGCAGCGAACCCAATAAAAAGCCCGCCAATCAGAGCGGGTTATGAAAACAGTGACATAAATAAATACTACTCCCTAGGACAAAATAATCGATAAATAACCTCAAGTAATATGAGTACTTTAGGATCTTCCACTGAATAGTAGATCCACTTACCATCTCGACGGGTTTTAACAAGATTATCTGCTCGTAAGACGCCTAATTGCTGAGAAAGTGTCGGTTGTTGAATGCCGGTAATCTCTTCTAGCATCGATACGGTATACTCCCCTTTGCTTAAATGACAAAGTAGCAGTAGCCGATCTTCATTACCAAAACGCTTTAAAAATTGCGTTGCCTCCCATGCACCCTTTTGCATCTCTTCGATATCCAACTTTTTCATTTCTCTTCCCTAAAGATGAACCCTCATATTGCTCAATATAAATCCATCCATCATTATATATAAAAATAATCTATTTAAAAGTAATTTGTAACAATCAACCACTTCTTATGAACCAAGCTCTGTTTCTAATAATATCTACAATAGATATCACATTAATACTATATAAATAGTCACATACCATAAATGCGTCTTCACTAAGTCACATTCTATACATTTTGACTCTCTAATCCTGTACTATTTAAGATTCTAACGGCTCAAATAATGCGATATAAGCCTCATATCCTTCTTCTGCCAATTGATCTTTTGGAATAAAGCGTAATGCTGCCGAGTTAATACAATAGCGCAACCCACCGAGTTCCTGAGGACCATCTTCAAAAACATGCCCTAAGTGGGAGTCTGCGGTTTGACTCCGAACCTCGGTTCGATGATAACCATAAGAGAAATCCTCGTTCTCAATAATCTCTTCTTCTTTGAGGGGTTTCGCAAAAGCAGGCCAACCACAGCCGGCATCAAATTTGTCTTTAGAAGAGAATAGTGCTTCCCCTGAAACGATATCCACATAAATCCCCTCTTCAAAATGTTGATCATATTCATTCTTGAAAGGTGGCTCTGTCCCATTTTCCTGAGTGACATAATATTGCATCTCTGTTAAACGTTTTTTTAAATCATCTTTTTTATGCGTCATACCGTTTTCCCCTTATTAAATTTTAAGCTATTTCTGATAGTCATTGATCAATAGATCACTGGTTTATCTGAGTTTCTATGTAATAGCACGATATACTCATGCCTTCGGTAGACTTTACAATATTTTAAATAACAATAAAACACTCTATCAGCGTCCTTTCAATTTATATTTTTTGTTAATTTTCAAAAAGTAACGCAACAACTATTTGAAAATAAAACATATACTATATTATGAGGGTTCATCCGTAGAATCATAAAACAATCCCTACAATATCCGTTATACTTTGCTTTTAATTTCTATTTTTATAACGCATAAATATGCGAAAGGAGAATACATGCTCATAATCGATGTTCGTACACCACATGAATATGCCCAAGGCCATCTTGATGGCGCCATTTTAATTGAATATCAAAATATTATTGATGAGATCAGAGATTATGTCGATGATAAAGAGACACCGATCGGACTCTATTGCGCGGCCGGCGCACGCTCAGGTATCGCCGCCTTTATGTTAGCGCAACATGGTTACACGCATGCCGTTAATCTAGGTGCTTATAGCGATCTTCTACAACAATATCCCAAAGCCAGTTTAATCACTGACCTATGAAATGATTATCCTCAGTTCAATAAGCCATTAATCCTCTAAGAAGAATCTTGAAAGTATCAGCGCACTATCGTAACACCATAACAAATATCACTAAATAGAGCAGCTGATTGTACGTCTCTTGCCCTCTATTTTTAATAGTGAATCGTGACTAACACAATCGTTGAAAATAAACGTGATATACTAACAGCGCCTTTATGCACGTTATCATTTTGATAATACAACAATGACATAAGAATCATGAGTCAATACGGCATTTTTATCTATTAAAATTATATTGTGCAAAAACTTGTAATCCTCGGTGCGTAACATCACTATGGAAATTCATACATTCTTACCACTTAAAGAAGAAATATAATTAATCGACTATGAGTATTTTCATTACGATCTTTGTGATTATCTTATTAATAGCGCTCTCGAGCTCTATCTATAAAATTCTCCCATTTAATCTCCCTCTCCCTTTCATTCAGATCATCTTAGGGGCGGTAGTTTCATGGCCAAATAACGGCTTTCATGTCACCTTTGACCCTGAGCTCTTTATGCTCCTCTTTATTCCGCCATTACTCTTTGAAGATGGACGGAAGATGCCGCTACGGGAATTTTTTCATTCAGGTCGGGAGATCGTTAGCTTAGCACTCGTCTTAGTCTTTGTAACCGTTGTGGGTTTAGGTTATGTAATCTACTTCTTTATGCCGGAGATGTCGCTGCCTGTAGCGTTTGCCTTAGCTGCAATTCTTTCGCCAACGGATGCCGTTGCACTCTCAAGTATCGTCGGTAAAGGTCGTCTTTCTCATCGGTTAATGCAGGTGCTTGAAGGGGAAGCGCTGATGAATGATGCCTCTGCTCTGGTGTCACTCAAATTTGCCATCGCCGTAGCGCTTGGTATTACTGCGCTCTCAACGGCGCATGATTATGCAATGCTCAGCCTCACTTTCCTTAAAATGGCAGTAGGCGGTATTTTAATCGGGATCGCTTTTACCTGGCTCTATGTGCAATTTATTCTCTTCTTAAGCCGATTACAAAATGATGAGATGGGATCGCAAATGATTCTCATCATGCTTCTCCCTTTCGGTTCTTATGCTATTGCCGAATTATTAGAGTTCTCAGGGATTCTCTCAGCGGTTGCAGCCGGTATGACCTTAGGTTATTCTAAACTCATGCAAAATACGCCTGTTCAAACGCGTATTCGTGCCAATAATGTCTGGGGATTACTTGAGTATCTACTGAATGGTGCGGTTTTCTTGATGCTTGGCTTACAGATCCCCGGGATCTTTGAAAATGCTTATTCCGATGCCCTTGTTGACCCTTCAACCACCTTTACCACGCTCTTAGGCGATATTGTTCTTATCTATCTTGCACTTCTGTTACTACGCTTTTTATGGGTCGCATTACTGCGTCTATTAAGTCCTTATACGCCTTTCAAAAAGCCAATGTCATTTGCTTCAATGACTTTTAAAGAGCTACTCATTCTGACCTTCTCGGGTGTTCGAGGAACTGTCACCTTATCAGCGGCACTCTCTATTCCGCTACTAATCTCTACCAATCCCGACGTACCTTTCCCCGCTCGTTATCAAGTGATCTTCTTATCAGCAGGGATTATTATCCTCTCTCTTGTCACTGCGGCTTTAGTGCTTCCTATTTTATTACGGAAGAAAAAATCAGCCAATGATGTCCATGTAGAAGTTGAAAATAATAAAGAGGAACAAGA contains:
- a CDS encoding YeeE/YedE family protein — protein: MRLLIAFVSGLLFGLGLLYSGMANPAVVQGFLDPFGDWNPALLWVMVGALAVSTIGVVIARRLKRTLTGDPLNFPMNSKINRDLIVGGLIFGVGWGLVGICPGPAFVLLGRGLWEGVIFVIAMLVGMKLVNFFKR
- a CDS encoding YeeE/YedE family protein, whose amino-acid sequence is MGVSGIATNLLSRRGITDWRVLFMIGLLLSPSIYYLIFGALPEVEVTSSLPLLIGGGLLVGVGSAMGSGCTSGHSVCGIARLAPGSLVITVIFMVAGGVSVFVLKHLMGG
- a CDS encoding ArsR/SmtB family transcription factor, whose product is MQKGAWEATQFLKRFGNEDRLLLLCHLSKGEYTVSMLEEITGIQQPTLSQQLGVLRADNLVKTRRDGKWIYYSVEDPKVLILLEVIYRLFCPRE
- the msrB gene encoding peptide-methionine (R)-S-oxide reductase MsrB; protein product: MTHKKDDLKKRLTEMQYYVTQENGTEPPFKNEYDQHFEEGIYVDIVSGEALFSSKDKFDAGCGWPAFAKPLKEEEIIENEDFSYGYHRTEVRSQTADSHLGHVFEDGPQELGGLRYCINSAALRFIPKDQLAEEGYEAYIALFEPLES
- a CDS encoding rhodanese-like domain-containing protein, whose translation is MLIIDVRTPHEYAQGHLDGAILIEYQNIIDEIRDYVDDKETPIGLYCAAGARSGIAAFMLAQHGYTHAVNLGAYSDLLQQYPKASLITDL
- a CDS encoding Na+/H+ antiporter, which codes for MSIFITIFVIILLIALSSSIYKILPFNLPLPFIQIILGAVVSWPNNGFHVTFDPELFMLLFIPPLLFEDGRKMPLREFFHSGREIVSLALVLVFVTVVGLGYVIYFFMPEMSLPVAFALAAILSPTDAVALSSIVGKGRLSHRLMQVLEGEALMNDASALVSLKFAIAVALGITALSTAHDYAMLSLTFLKMAVGGILIGIAFTWLYVQFILFLSRLQNDEMGSQMILIMLLPFGSYAIAELLEFSGILSAVAAGMTLGYSKLMQNTPVQTRIRANNVWGLLEYLLNGAVFLMLGLQIPGIFENAYSDALVDPSTTFTTLLGDIVLIYLALLLLRFLWVALLRLLSPYTPFKKPMSFASMTFKELLILTFSGVRGTVTLSAALSIPLLISTNPDVPFPARYQVIFLSAGIIILSLVTAALVLPILLRKKKSANDVHVEVENNKEEQEIRSEIATAAIDAVKSTAETLLNKAMKEQQIAAKAKEDQKQETDIVSENTEKSEEELNEEATLFISQIMNHVISEIEQVNHMIEKTKETDAIEVHMRLAAVRAERRKLFELKSKNRLSAELYANLLYELDLAEALILGRSPIHPNN